The following proteins are co-located in the Chlamydiota bacterium genome:
- a CDS encoding ATP-binding protein: MLHRSLKIDLPKGQSAFLWGPRKTGKTTLIQSLFPKSIAYNLLETDTYLRLSKEPFRLREELAEIRTVSSNEQPIILDEVQKIPQLLDEVHNLIEQKGLSFFLCGSSARKLKKGHANMLGGRAWRYELYPLTSHELGKEFDLMKALNRGLIPSHYLSDYYAKSIKTYIQDYLKEEIQSEGLVRNLPAFARFLDTVPFNNGELVNFSNIARECSVDSKTVAAYYQILVDTLMGYFIEPFRKVKNRQIIGATPKFYLFDVGVAGGMSQRTLSINKGDEFGKAFEHFILMELIAYRAYSERDFHISFWRTKDGLEVDFVLNHGEVALEVKGISHVGTSDLKGLSAFREEHHPKHSILICQEPKPRKLENGITILPWKIFLERLWNGDF; encoded by the coding sequence ATCCTTCATCGATCCTTAAAAATTGATCTTCCGAAAGGTCAATCTGCCTTTCTGTGGGGGCCTCGAAAGACAGGGAAAACCACGCTCATTCAAAGTTTATTTCCCAAAAGTATCGCATATAATCTTCTTGAAACAGATACTTACTTAAGGCTCTCTAAAGAACCGTTTCGGTTGAGAGAAGAGCTTGCGGAAATTCGGACCGTATCGTCTAATGAACAACCTATTATTCTGGATGAAGTCCAAAAAATTCCCCAGCTTTTAGACGAGGTGCATAACCTTATTGAACAAAAAGGGTTAAGTTTTTTCCTCTGTGGTTCTAGTGCCCGAAAACTTAAGAAGGGTCATGCGAATATGCTTGGCGGAAGAGCTTGGCGATATGAGCTTTATCCTTTAACCAGTCACGAGCTTGGGAAAGAATTTGATTTAATGAAGGCCCTTAATCGAGGATTAATTCCCTCCCATTATTTATCGGATTATTACGCGAAAAGTATCAAGACCTATATTCAGGATTATCTCAAAGAAGAGATCCAGTCCGAAGGCCTGGTGAGAAATTTACCTGCCTTTGCCCGTTTTCTTGATACTGTTCCTTTTAACAATGGAGAACTGGTCAATTTTTCAAATATTGCTCGAGAATGTTCAGTAGATTCAAAAACAGTCGCTGCATATTATCAAATCCTTGTGGATACTTTAATGGGTTACTTTATTGAGCCATTTCGAAAAGTGAAAAATCGTCAAATCATTGGTGCAACCCCTAAATTTTATCTTTTTGATGTGGGGGTAGCAGGAGGAATGTCTCAAAGAACACTTTCGATTAATAAAGGGGACGAATTTGGAAAGGCCTTTGAACATTTTATTCTGATGGAATTAATCGCCTATCGTGCGTATTCCGAAAGGGATTTTCATATTTCATTTTGGAGAACCAAAGATGGTCTTGAAGTTGATTTTGTCCTGAACCACGGCGAAGTAGCTCTGGAGGTGAAGGGCATTTCACATGTTGGTACGAGCGATCTCAAAGGGCTTTCAGCCTTTAGAGAGGAGCATCACCCCAAGCATTCCATTCTGATTTGCCAAGAACCCAAGCCTAGAAAACTAGAAAATGGCATTACCATCCTACCCTGGAAAATATTTCTTGAGCGATTGTGGAATGGGGATTTTTAA
- a CDS encoding sodium-translocating pyrophosphatase encodes MTDSKFSSGERISLWAVLVIAFLGLAYALMLVKQVLSASQGTRKMQEIARAIREGANAYLKRQLTTVTCLIFFLVFLLYFTKAQQDGDWHSPFAIGRALAFLIGALFSATVGFVGMRLATSGNLRVAAAAPVGFGKALMLGYRTGTITGMLTDGLGLLGGTIIFMTYGEHAYEALLGFGFGGTLLALFMRVGGGIYTKAADVGADLVGKIEKDIPEDDARNAATIADNVGDNVGDCAGMAADIFESYEVTIVAAMILGWASFGHKGVIFPILVRAIGVIGSIISTYLVRAGDKGDVGQAMKSINFGFIIGSFISIVGFILLGFLYLRFGPTLVNSTATWENIRHLPSWINFGIEGLDMRPAYTCLIGVILCVLLNRITEYFTGTEYNPVKNVKKNCSTGHATNIIEGFALGYESAFWTAIILCVAIFGSVMIYWGTSAIFIAYGVAMCGIGMLTLTGNTISMDVFGPVADNANGIAEMGFDRKEMGEASYKTSRQILADLDAVGNTTKAVTKGVAIGSAVIAAVSLFASFITVIGSGGQGENQILPVSLFEKIAGLLTVSNPKFLIGMLIGGSVPFLFSSMLLRAVGRAAYLIVNECRVQFRDKEIWAGTKKPAYGKVVAICTAAAQKELIGPATLGVFTPILVGFTLGPIALAGFLGGSIVVGQLVASFMCNAGGAWDNAKKMVEDEPRDLEKNTGKGSEKHKASVTGDTVGDPLKDTAGPAINPLLKVMNMVSVLTVPLMVAYDSKIVQTVKEGAQESGFSLPERFMTKGIDLTWIIAIFLSMAFIFWAIWQSKRQSPEFE; translated from the coding sequence ATGACCGATTCAAAATTTTCTTCTGGGGAAAGAATTTCCCTGTGGGCGGTCCTGGTCATCGCCTTCCTGGGTCTTGCTTATGCCCTCATGCTTGTGAAACAGGTCCTTAGTGCAAGTCAGGGCACTCGCAAAATGCAAGAGATTGCTCGGGCGATTCGTGAAGGAGCCAATGCCTATTTAAAACGTCAGCTGACCACTGTCACCTGTCTTATTTTCTTTCTGGTCTTTTTGCTTTATTTTACCAAGGCCCAGCAAGATGGCGATTGGCATAGTCCTTTTGCCATTGGACGAGCTCTTGCCTTTTTAATTGGCGCCCTCTTTTCGGCAACGGTAGGTTTTGTCGGAATGCGGCTTGCCACCTCTGGAAACCTTCGTGTGGCCGCAGCAGCCCCCGTCGGATTTGGAAAAGCCTTAATGCTGGGATATCGAACAGGAACCATTACAGGAATGTTGACGGACGGCTTGGGTCTTCTCGGCGGAACGATTATTTTTATGACTTACGGCGAGCATGCTTATGAAGCCCTTTTAGGATTTGGATTTGGAGGAACTTTGCTGGCTCTTTTTATGCGTGTGGGAGGAGGAATTTATACCAAGGCAGCGGATGTTGGAGCTGATCTCGTCGGAAAAATTGAAAAGGATATTCCAGAGGATGATGCCCGCAATGCCGCAACCATTGCAGATAATGTAGGTGACAACGTCGGAGATTGTGCAGGAATGGCTGCGGATATTTTTGAATCTTATGAAGTGACGATTGTCGCGGCAATGATTCTAGGCTGGGCCTCTTTCGGACATAAGGGAGTCATTTTCCCCATTTTAGTCCGAGCCATTGGGGTCATCGGTTCCATTATTTCCACTTATCTTGTCCGAGCTGGAGACAAAGGGGATGTCGGTCAAGCCATGAAATCCATTAATTTTGGCTTTATCATTGGTTCTTTTATTTCTATCGTTGGATTTATCCTTCTTGGCTTTCTCTATTTAAGATTTGGTCCAACACTCGTCAACAGCACTGCCACATGGGAAAACATTCGTCATTTACCCTCATGGATCAATTTTGGAATTGAAGGGCTCGATATGAGGCCTGCCTATACTTGTCTTATTGGAGTGATTTTATGTGTCCTCCTTAATCGAATTACAGAATACTTCACAGGGACTGAATATAACCCCGTCAAAAACGTCAAGAAAAACTGCTCCACTGGACATGCCACGAATATTATCGAAGGCTTTGCTTTAGGCTATGAATCAGCCTTCTGGACTGCCATCATTCTATGCGTAGCCATTTTTGGTTCAGTCATGATTTATTGGGGAACCAGCGCCATTTTTATTGCGTATGGTGTTGCGATGTGTGGAATTGGAATGCTAACGCTCACAGGGAACACGATCTCCATGGACGTCTTTGGCCCTGTTGCTGACAACGCCAATGGCATTGCAGAAATGGGATTTGACCGTAAAGAAATGGGTGAAGCAAGCTACAAAACCTCCCGTCAAATTTTGGCTGATCTGGACGCTGTTGGAAATACAACCAAGGCCGTTACCAAGGGAGTGGCGATTGGATCTGCCGTCATTGCCGCCGTTTCTCTTTTTGCCTCTTTCATCACAGTCATCGGATCGGGTGGCCAGGGTGAAAATCAAATTTTGCCCGTATCTTTATTTGAAAAAATTGCTGGGCTTCTGACTGTATCCAATCCAAAGTTTTTGATTGGAATGCTCATTGGAGGCTCCGTTCCATTTCTTTTTTCATCGATGCTTCTTCGTGCGGTAGGACGAGCTGCTTACCTTATTGTCAATGAATGCCGAGTTCAATTTCGAGATAAAGAAATCTGGGCAGGAACAAAAAAACCAGCTTATGGAAAAGTCGTAGCGATCTGCACAGCTGCGGCACAAAAAGAACTCATCGGACCTGCTACTTTAGGGGTCTTTACCCCCATTCTTGTCGGATTTACTTTGGGCCCCATTGCCCTTGCCGGTTTTTTAGGAGGATCGATTGTGGTGGGTCAACTGGTCGCTTCCTTTATGTGCAATGCGGGCGGCGCCTGGGACAATGCGAAAAAAATGGTTGAAGATGAACCTCGAGATCTGGAAAAAAATACGGGCAAAGGAAGTGAAAAACATAAAGCAAGTGTTACAGGAGACACCGTGGGCGATCCTCTCAAGGATACTGCGGGCCCGGCCATTAACCCTCTCCTTAAAGTCATGAACATGGTTTCCGTTCTAACCGTTCCTCTGATGGTTGCTTATGACAGTAAAATTGTTCAAACGGTCAAAGAAGGAGCCCAAGAATCAGGGTTTTCACTTCCAGAGCGCTTCATGACAAAGGGAATCGATCTTACCTGGATCATCGCAATTTTTCTTTCAATGGCCTTTATTTTCTGGGCGATTTGGCAGTCTAAACGGCAGTCCCCGGAGTTCGAATAA
- a CDS encoding V-type ATPase subunit has protein sequence MLFKQTSSDYSYLNARVRGMKSALFQNSDFQELIRSKNLQEAVEILKNKHLASYLNNPSHEISLERVEEALRRDLCQITQTLLNSLEGRPKILFETLLLFWDMEAIKTVLRGKFSERDPDEILSSTFPVGRLNEALLKELSGAANVRSVIEILITWKSIFSKSLGKVLSQFEETQNLFILESTLEKDFLNQINQTLQHLSLNELSLRKMMNDLKDIFNARSSLRIRGQELTLDQTLEYYLDKGTHLGKGQFIQIVQSETSESACHLIASILMISEKPKDEVELERILDQRLFKNGMRSFLGDPLGFDLLLGFLFYKIAEVRNIRLILRGKKTNISMGKLEKELLNV, from the coding sequence ATGTTATTTAAACAAACCAGTTCCGATTACAGCTATCTTAACGCACGGGTTCGTGGAATGAAATCCGCATTATTCCAAAACTCTGACTTTCAAGAACTGATTCGCTCAAAAAATCTTCAAGAAGCGGTTGAGATTCTAAAAAATAAACATCTTGCGTCCTATTTAAACAATCCCAGTCACGAGATTTCTCTTGAAAGGGTCGAAGAAGCCTTAAGACGAGATTTGTGTCAAATCACTCAAACCCTTCTCAACAGTTTAGAGGGCCGTCCTAAAATACTTTTTGAAACCCTTCTTCTCTTTTGGGATATGGAGGCCATTAAAACAGTATTGCGTGGGAAGTTTTCCGAAAGAGATCCAGATGAAATTTTAAGTTCAACATTTCCTGTAGGCCGTTTGAACGAGGCTCTTCTTAAGGAGCTTTCAGGAGCCGCAAATGTCAGGAGTGTGATTGAGATTCTAATCACATGGAAATCCATCTTCTCTAAATCTCTTGGAAAAGTTCTGTCTCAATTCGAAGAAACACAAAATTTATTTATTCTTGAAAGCACCCTCGAAAAAGATTTTCTTAATCAAATCAATCAAACCCTTCAACACCTTTCCCTGAACGAATTATCCTTGCGAAAAATGATGAATGATCTAAAAGACATTTTTAATGCCCGCTCTTCCCTTCGTATTCGCGGTCAAGAGCTCACCCTCGACCAAACCCTTGAATACTACTTAGACAAAGGGACCCATTTAGGAAAAGGACAGTTTATCCAAATTGTTCAATCAGAAACGAGCGAATCTGCATGCCATTTGATCGCGTCCATTCTCATGATATCTGAAAAACCTAAAGATGAAGTTGAACTTGAAAGAATCTTAGATCAACGCCTTTTTAAAAACGGGATGCGTTCATTTCTAGGAGATCCTTTAGGATTTGATCTCTTATTGGGCTTCCTCTTCTATAAAATTGCTGAAGTCCGTAATATTCGTCTGATCCTTCGAGGGAAGAAAACCAATATCAGCATGGGCAAACTGGAGAAGGAACTTTTAAATGTCTAA
- a CDS encoding V-type ATP synthase subunit F: protein MSKIKLSMITQGDWASGFRLAGVDVRQVKTPQEARSLIQKFIDNAEPSLIAIEEDLYPLEDKKLQKHLEEKPFPVLLSLPKVEMEKAQDQEGYVSELVRSCIGYYVKLK from the coding sequence ATGTCTAAGATCAAATTGAGCATGATTACCCAAGGGGATTGGGCCAGCGGCTTTCGTTTGGCGGGAGTCGATGTCAGACAAGTTAAAACCCCTCAAGAAGCTCGAAGTCTGATTCAAAAATTTATTGACAACGCTGAGCCTTCTCTCATTGCCATTGAGGAAGATCTTTATCCTTTGGAAGACAAAAAATTGCAAAAACATTTGGAAGAAAAACCATTCCCGGTTCTTCTTTCATTACCCAAAGTAGAAATGGAGAAGGCGCAAGATCAAGAAGGATACGTTTCCGAACTTGTTCGTTCTTGCATTGGATATTATGTAAAGCTAAAATGA
- a CDS encoding V-type ATP synthase subunit A, which translates to MSGTIARIAGPAVIGRNLEGAKMYDIVRVGKLGLLGEIIRLDGETAFIQVYEDTSGLFIGEPIENTGLPLMAELGPGLLSTTYDGIQRPLEIIRSKEGDFISRGVFVDALSKEKRWAFKPKVKIGDKVSVGDIVGETQEGPFIHKIMLPPEIKKEVTISEIAKEGSYTIDQVVCKFQEGGQLTMIQRWPVRSRRPYQKKLDPNELFITGQRIFDTMFPVALGGNASIPGPFGSGKTVVQQTLAKYSSADIIIYIGCGERGNEMADVLHEFPELTDPRTGRPLMERTVLVANTSNMPVAAREASIYTGITMAEYYRDMGYNVAVMADSTSRWAEAMREISSRLEEMPGEDGYPTYLGTRLAAFYERAGRTVCFGKEGRIGSVTIVGAVSPPGGDFSEPVTQSTLRIVGTFWALDAGLANRRHFPAINWGKSYSLYQEHLHGWFKTKVHPDFSKVCQEMMGILQKENELQEVVQLVGPDALQDNERLVIEAGKMLREDFLQQNAFSEIDGYCPMEKQYGILKAIITFYQRTSDLLKHGGTIEIVLESPFLERIGRLKDVPIKEWSKTIEQLLKEIEAWNLQPVTTSL; encoded by the coding sequence ATGAGTGGTACCATCGCTAGAATTGCCGGTCCTGCAGTCATCGGAAGAAATCTTGAAGGGGCCAAGATGTATGACATTGTTCGAGTCGGTAAACTAGGCCTTTTGGGCGAAATCATCCGTTTAGATGGTGAAACGGCCTTTATTCAGGTTTATGAGGATACTTCCGGTCTTTTTATTGGAGAACCCATTGAGAATACGGGACTTCCCCTCATGGCTGAACTTGGGCCCGGCCTCCTTTCAACCACTTATGATGGAATTCAAAGACCTTTGGAGATCATCCGGTCTAAAGAAGGTGACTTTATCTCCCGCGGTGTTTTTGTCGATGCCCTTTCCAAAGAAAAAAGATGGGCCTTTAAACCTAAAGTAAAGATCGGTGATAAGGTTTCAGTCGGCGACATCGTTGGAGAGACTCAAGAAGGTCCTTTTATCCATAAAATCATGCTTCCCCCTGAAATAAAAAAAGAAGTAACAATCTCTGAAATAGCAAAAGAAGGTTCTTACACCATTGACCAGGTCGTCTGTAAATTTCAGGAAGGGGGTCAGCTGACCATGATCCAACGCTGGCCTGTTCGAAGCCGGCGTCCCTATCAAAAGAAGCTTGATCCAAATGAACTTTTTATCACCGGTCAAAGAATATTTGACACGATGTTTCCAGTGGCTCTCGGAGGAAATGCTTCCATTCCAGGGCCCTTTGGATCTGGAAAAACAGTCGTCCAACAAACTTTGGCTAAATATTCCAGCGCTGACATTATCATTTATATTGGATGTGGAGAACGCGGGAATGAAATGGCTGATGTCTTACATGAATTTCCAGAACTCACTGATCCAAGAACTGGACGGCCTTTGATGGAAAGAACTGTTCTTGTCGCCAATACTTCAAATATGCCGGTCGCTGCTCGAGAAGCCTCCATCTATACAGGGATCACCATGGCAGAATATTATCGCGATATGGGCTATAACGTTGCGGTGATGGCCGACTCTACTTCCCGATGGGCTGAGGCCATGAGAGAAATATCATCCCGTTTAGAAGAGATGCCTGGAGAGGATGGTTACCCAACCTATCTTGGAACTCGCTTAGCCGCTTTCTACGAAAGAGCTGGGCGAACCGTTTGCTTTGGGAAAGAGGGTCGAATCGGATCTGTCACCATTGTTGGAGCTGTTTCACCTCCTGGCGGTGATTTTTCTGAACCTGTGACCCAAAGCACTCTAAGAATTGTAGGAACTTTTTGGGCACTGGATGCCGGGCTTGCAAACCGACGACATTTTCCAGCCATCAACTGGGGTAAAAGCTACAGCCTTTATCAGGAACATCTCCATGGATGGTTTAAAACCAAGGTTCATCCAGATTTTAGCAAGGTTTGCCAAGAGATGATGGGAATCCTTCAAAAAGAGAATGAACTTCAAGAAGTCGTTCAACTGGTCGGACCGGACGCTTTACAGGATAATGAACGTCTCGTCATTGAAGCCGGTAAAATGCTTCGCGAGGATTTTCTTCAGCAAAATGCCTTTTCAGAAATTGATGGATACTGTCCGATGGAAAAGCAGTATGGAATTTTAAAAGCGATCATCACCTTCTATCAAAGAACATCAGACCTCCTCAAACACGGAGGAACCATTGAAATTGTTTTAGAGTCCCCTTTCCTGGAAAGGATCGGCCGACTCAAAGATGTCCCTATTAAAGAATGGTCAAAGACAATTGAGCAATTATTAAAGGAGATTGAAGCGTGGAACTTGCAACCCGTCACTACAAGTCTGTAA